The window ACTCCGAAGCGGTGGTCGCGGTCGACGCGGTCTCCTTCTCGCTCCTGCAGGACCAGCTCCAGCAGGTGCTCCAGACCCTCTCCGAGCGGGAGGCCGGGGTGGTGCGTCTGCGCTTCGGGCTCACCGACGGGCAGCCTCGCACCCTGGACGAAATCGGTCAGGTGTACGGGGTCACCCGGGAGCGGATCCGGCAGATCGAGTCGAAGACGATGTCGAAACTGCGCCATCCGTCCCGTTCCCAGGTGCTGCGGGACTATCTGGACTGAGCCAAAACGTCAACCAGTTGTGTCGCTTTGATCACCAGGTGTACAACACCCGATAGCGATCGGCCGGTTTCCCGGTTGTGATCGTTGACGTGGCACCCTTGGTGCACGGCACACTGTCTCTACCACGTGTGACCTCGGTCCCCCGCGGGCACACTGGGAAGGCCACACCCCGCCAGGGTGTTGCACGATAGGTGAGCAACGACCGAAGAGAGTGTTCATCGGTGACGACCCGAGGAGGAAGGCGATGACCCCGACCCTCACGCCGCCGCCCGCAACGGTGGCTCCCCCAGCCGCCGATGAACGGTGCGACCGCTGCAACGCCGCCGGCAAGCTCCGGATCACCCTCGCGGGTGGGAGTGAGCTGGTGTTCTGTGGACATCACGCGAACAAGTACGCCGAAGATCTGGTGAAGATCACGGTCCGGTTCGCGGCTGACCCAGATTTCACGTGGCGTGGCGCCGATCTGATGGCGAACTGATACGAAACCCCATATAGATGACCGGAGGGGCCCCTGACGGGCACCTCCGGTCATCTATCTATCCCCGTTCGGCAACCGGCTGGGCACGCCCTGCCCGGTACGGACGGGACAAGCGTCGCACCGTATCCGGTGACGCCCGTACCGCCCGCTCGGGTGGCACGGGCGTCTCCGGCTCGGTCGGTCCGCTTCCGGGCCGGGTCGGTTCCCGGCCCGGTCAGAGGGTCTGGATCGTGGCGATGCGTTCCTCTAGCTGCTCGATCGTGGCCTGAGCGCTCGGCGGGCCGCCACAGAGCCGACGCAGCTCCGCGTGGATCTTCCCGTGCGGCAGGTTCGTACGGTGGTGGTGGGCCGCCACCAGGGTGTTGAGCTGGCGCCGCAGGGTGACCCGACGCTCCGCCGCACTGCGGGGTGCGGTCGGCTCGCGGGGCGCCGGCACCGGCTCGTTCGCCGCCCGACGCCGCTTGGCGGCCAACTGCTCGGCCTGGCGCTTGTTCAGCAGCACCGACACCTGGTCGGCGGTGAGCAGGCCGGGCAGGCCCAGATACTCCTCCTCCTCCGGCGTACCGGCCTGGGCCGTGGTGCCGAACGAGGCGCCGTCGAAGATCACCTGGTCGAGGTGGGCGGTCGCTTCGAGGACCTCGAACCGTTTGTCCAGCTCGCCGCTGGCCTTCTCCTCGCGCTGCGCCCGTTCGAGCAGGTCGTCCTCGAAGCCCTCGCGCTTTTTGGGCTCCCCGAGCACGTGGTCCCGCTCGGCCTCCAACTCGCTGGCGAGCCCCAACAGGTGCGGCACGCTCGGCAGGAAGACCGATGCGGTCTCCCCCGGGCGGCGGGCCCGGACGAACCGCCCGATCGCCTGGGCGAAGTAGAGCGGGGTCGAGGCGCTGGTCGCGTAGACACCGACGGCGAGCCGGGGAATGTCGACCCCCTCGGACACCATCCGGACGGCGACCATCCAGCGCTGGTCCGACTCGGCGAACGCGGCGATCCGGGCCGACGAGCCCACGTCGTCGGAGAGCACCACCACGGCCTTCTCCCCGGTGACCCGCTCGATCAGCCGGGCGTACGCCCGAGCCGCCTGCTGGTCGGTGGCGATCACCAGGCCGCCCGCGTCGGTCATCCCGCCCGCCCGGAGCACCTGCAGCCGGGCGTCGGCGGCCCGGAGCACCTGCGGCATCCAGTCGCCGGCCGGGTCCAGGACCGTACGCCACGCCTGCGCGATCAGGTCCGGGGTCATCGGGTCGCCCAACCGGGCCGCCAGTTCGTCGCCCGCGTTGGTACGCCACCTCGTCTCGCCCGAGTACGCGAGGAAGATCACCGGGCGCACCACGCCGTCGCGGAGCGCGTCCGCGTACCCGTAGGTCGAGTCGGAGCGGGAGCGGGGCAGCCCGTCACCGCCCCGCTCGTACGTCACGAACGGGATCGGGTTGTCGTCGGAGCGGAACGGCGTACCGGTGAGCATCAGGCGGCGTACGGCCGGCTCGAAGGCCGCCCTGACCCCGTCCCCCCAGGTACGGGAGTCACCGGCGTGGTGCACCTCGTCCAGGATCACCAGGGTCCGCCGGGTCATCGTCCGCCGGCGGTGGACCTGCGGAGCCATCCCGACCTGCGCGTACGTCACCACGGCACCGTGGAAGTCGGTGGAGGAGTGCAGGTCGGCGTTGCGGAACGCGGAGTCGAGCTGGATCCCCACCCGGGCGGCGGCCAGCGACCACTGGGTCTTCAGGTGCTCGGTCGGTGCGACCACGGTGACCGCCTCGACGGTCCCGTCGGCGAGCAGTTCGGCGGCGATCCGCAGGGCGAAGGTGGTCTTGCCCGCACCGGGGGTGGCCACCGCCATGAAGTCCTCGGACCTCCGGCGCAGGTATCCCACCAGCGCCTTGCGCTGCCAGTCCCGCAGCGCCGGGAAGGTGTCGATCGCCGGCAGTCGGGCACCCACGCGAGAATCTCCCCTTCGGCTACCGGGACCGCGCGCTCGCGGACCGGATGGCCGCGGCGCGGCGGTGGTAGCGGTAACGGTGGACCATGAAAACGCCTCCGCGACCCAGGTGGCGCGCGAAGGCCGCCCCAGCATAACCAGCGGAGCCGGGCCGCCCCAGGCGACACCACCGCACCGTTGGTCACACTCCCCGGTGCTCGCCCCCGCGCTCGGACGACGATGACCCGGCCCGCTCCGGCGAGGGACCGGCCCCCTGGTCCGATGGGGTGACGCGGTCCGGTGCGGCGGGGTGGTCGGGCACGGGCGGCGACGGGACGGCCGGATCCGAAGTGCCGGTCGCCGCGCGGTCGCGAGGGGTTGCGGGCGTGCGGTGCGACGTGCCGGTGCGACGTCGGGACCGTTGTCGACGGGCCGGGACGGGGTGGCCGGTTCCCGGTACGACGACCAGCGGGACCGGTGCCGACCAGCGCCGACGCAGCGCCACCAGGCGCAGGCCGAAGATGAGGACCACCGCCGCGACCAGGGGCAGCGGTCCGGTCACTCCGGCGTGGTCCAGGGCGACCACCACGATCGACCCGGCCAGGGCGGCCACCGCGTAGATCTCCCGCCGCAGCACCACCGGGATCTCCCCGGTGAGCAGGTCCCGGCCGAGACCGCCACCGATCGCGGTGAGCATGCCGATCAGCACCGCGCCGACCGGCGGCACGTCGGCCGCGAGGGCCTTCAGCGTGCCGGTGACGGTGAACAGGCCCAGCCCGGCCGCGTCGAGGATCAGGACCGCCGTACGCAGCCGGGCCAGTTGCGGATGCAGCCAGAAGACCGCAGCCGCGCTGAGTGCGGCGGTGACCGCGTACCGCCAGTCGGCGAAGGCCAGCGGCGGGACCTCGTCGATCACCAGATCACGGAAGATCCCGCCGCCCAACGCGGCGACGAACCCGACAAAGACCACGCCGAAGAGGTCGAGCCGCTTCACCACCGCCGCCGACGCCCCGGACGCGGCGAATACGGCCACGCCGGTCAGGTCGGCCAGCAGCAGGGCGGTCGAGGTGGTCACCGCAGAATGTTACGCGCTGTCGATGGAACGGGTCGGCGGGTCAGTCACGCATCGACTCGTAGATCTCCTTGCACTGCGGGCAGACCGGTGAACCCGGCTTGGCCGCCTTGGTCACGGGGAACGTCTCGCCGCAGAGGGCGATGACGAAGGTACCCATGACCGCGCTTTCAGCAATCTTCTCTTTCCGGACATAATGAAACATCTCCGGCCCGGTGTCCGCGTCCTTCAGTTCCGGACGCTCGAGAACCTCGGTGCTCACGTCGGCATTACCTCCCAGAATGACCCCGCAACTTTCCAGTTTGGCAGGTCACTGGCGCAGGGTCCACCGGAACACCTGCTGACCGGCCCCGTACGGTGATCAACGTGACCAAGTTCAACATCCGCTACGGCGCCGAGGTGGCCGACGCCCGACGCGAGGGGCGCCCGATCGTGGCGCTGGAGAGCACCATCGTCTCGCACGGGCTGCCCCGGCCCGACAACCTCCGGGTCGCCCGGGAGATCGAACAGGCGGTCCGGTCCACCGGAGCGATACCCGCCACCATCGGCATGGTCGAGGGCGAACTGGTGGTCGGTCTGGACGACAACCAGCTCACCCGGCTGGCCAGCACCGACGGGGTGGCGAAACTCTCCGTACGCGATCTGGCCGTGGCCGCCGCGACCGGCGCGGACGGCGCCACCACGGTCGCCGCGACCAGCGCGGTCGCCGCCGCCGCCGGAATCGGCGTCTTCGCCACCGGTGGCCTGGGCGGGGTGCACCGCGAGGCTGCGCAGACCTTCGACGAGTCGGCCGACCTGACCGCGCTGGCCCGGACCCCGATCGCGGTGGTCTGCGCCGGGGTGAAGTCGATCCTCGACGTCGGCGCGACACTGGAACGGCTGGAGACGCTCGGCGTCACCGTGCTCGGCTACCGCACCCACCGCTTCCCCGGTTTTTTCATCACCGACAGCGGCTTCACCCTGGACTGGTCGGTGGAGACGCCGGAGCAGATCGCCGCGGTGCTGGCCGCGCGGGCGGACCACGGCGTACAGCCGGGCGGGGTGATCGTGGCGAACCCGCTGCCCGTCGACGAGCAGCTCGACCCGGACCTGCACGACCGGACCCTGGCCGACGGGCTGGCCCTGATGGCCCGCGACGGGGTCACCGGCAAGGCCGTCACCCCGTTCCTGCTCTCCCACTTCCACTCCTCCACCGGCGGCGCCAGCCTGGCCGTCAACGTACGGATCATCCTGCGCAACGCGACCCTGGCCGGGCAGATCGCGGTAGCGGCGGTCGCCCGGACCGGCACCAGCGCCGGATGATCGGGGCGGCGCGGATCATCGCGGTCGGCGACATCGTCACCGACGTCCTCGCGGTGCTCTCCGGGCCGCTGGCGACCGGCTCCGACACCCCGGCCGCCATCCGCCTCACCGGCGGCGGCCAGGCCGCGAACACCGCGGCCTGGCTGGCCTCCCGGGGCAACCCGGTGACCCTGGTCGCCGTCGTCGGCGACGACGACGCCGGTCGGGCGAGGGTGGCGGAGCTGACCGCCGCCGGGGTCGACTGCGCCGTACGCCGCTGCGACGACGCGCCGACCGGGACGGTGATCGTGCTCGCCGGTGCCGGCGAACGGACGATGATCAGCGAACGGGGTGCCAACCTCCGGCTGGCGCCGGCCGACCTGGACGCGGCCCTGGACGGCGCACCGGACGCCCGGCACCTGCACCTGTCCGCGTACACGTTGTTGGACGCCGACTCGCGCGACGCCGGGCGGCATGCGCTGGCCGCGGCACGTAAACGCGGGCTCACCACCAGCGTCGACGCGGCCTCCGCCGAGCCGCTGCGGCAGGTCGGTGCGGCGGCCTTCCTGGACTGGGTACGCGACGCCGACCTCCTTCTCGCCAACGCGGACGAGGCGGAGGTGCTCGCCGGGCCGGAAACGGCGCGTGCCCAGGCGGAGGCGTTGACGGGGTCCGTCAGGCACGTGGTGGTGAAACGGGGCGGAGACGGGGCAGTCTGGGCGTCGCGGGGCGGGCCGACGGTCGAGTCGGTGGTGCGGCGGGTGCGGGTGGTGGATCCGACCGGAGCGGGGGATGCGTTCGCGGCCGGTCTGCTGGGGGCTTGGACTCGGGGCTTGGGTCCGGGTGAGGCGTTGGGGTTGGCTGGCGAGGTTGGTGGGCTTGCGGTGTCTTCGGTTGGGGCTCGGCCTGTGCTTTGAGTTTGGTTGGCGGGTGGGGTTTCGGGGGCGGCGTACCCCGCTCTGGGCGGTCATGCTTGATCCCGACGCGGGGCACGCCGCCCCCGAAACCCGACGTGGGCGCTGTTTCAGTGAATGAGTGGTTATCCCGCCCTGGATAGCCACTCTTTCTCTGTATTAGAGGTCTGGTGGTGACCCGGGTGTCGGGTGTGCGAGGTTTTTGGGCTTGATCAACTCGCCTCGGGGGGGGCGTTGGCGGAATGCCGGCGGGCCCGGGACGGTTATACATCGCGTACGACCGGAGCAGCGCCGGGGCAGTGATCGCCTCGCCTCGTGTGTGCTGTGGCCTCGTACTTCTTTCCCCGAGCGCCAGCGCCTCCCCCTGTAGGCGCGCGTCGGGAACCCCCGAATGGAAGGTGAACCATCGTGAAGACGACTTTCACCGGTATTACCAAGACTTCGTTCGTTCGTAAGACCGCTCTGGGTGTTGCCAGCCTGGCGTTTGTTGGTGGCGCTGTCGCGGGTCCTGTGGGTCACGCGTTCGCGTCCCCGG of the Micromonospora sp. NBC_01796 genome contains:
- a CDS encoding pseudouridine-5'-phosphate glycosidase, producing MTKFNIRYGAEVADARREGRPIVALESTIVSHGLPRPDNLRVAREIEQAVRSTGAIPATIGMVEGELVVGLDDNQLTRLASTDGVAKLSVRDLAVAAATGADGATTVAATSAVAAAAGIGVFATGGLGGVHREAAQTFDESADLTALARTPIAVVCAGVKSILDVGATLERLETLGVTVLGYRTHRFPGFFITDSGFTLDWSVETPEQIAAVLAARADHGVQPGGVIVANPLPVDEQLDPDLHDRTLADGLALMARDGVTGKAVTPFLLSHFHSSTGGASLAVNVRIILRNATLAGQIAVAAVARTGTSAG
- a CDS encoding DUF7455 domain-containing protein; protein product: MTPTLTPPPATVAPPAADERCDRCNAAGKLRITLAGGSELVFCGHHANKYAEDLVKITVRFAADPDFTWRGADLMAN
- a CDS encoding DUF3039 domain-containing protein encodes the protein MSTEVLERPELKDADTGPEMFHYVRKEKIAESAVMGTFVIALCGETFPVTKAAKPGSPVCPQCKEIYESMRD
- a CDS encoding DEAD/DEAH box helicase, with the protein product MGARLPAIDTFPALRDWQRKALVGYLRRRSEDFMAVATPGAGKTTFALRIAAELLADGTVEAVTVVAPTEHLKTQWSLAAARVGIQLDSAFRNADLHSSTDFHGAVVTYAQVGMAPQVHRRRTMTRRTLVILDEVHHAGDSRTWGDGVRAAFEPAVRRLMLTGTPFRSDDNPIPFVTYERGGDGLPRSRSDSTYGYADALRDGVVRPVIFLAYSGETRWRTNAGDELAARLGDPMTPDLIAQAWRTVLDPAGDWMPQVLRAADARLQVLRAGGMTDAGGLVIATDQQAARAYARLIERVTGEKAVVVLSDDVGSSARIAAFAESDQRWMVAVRMVSEGVDIPRLAVGVYATSASTPLYFAQAIGRFVRARRPGETASVFLPSVPHLLGLASELEAERDHVLGEPKKREGFEDDLLERAQREEKASGELDKRFEVLEATAHLDQVIFDGASFGTTAQAGTPEEEEYLGLPGLLTADQVSVLLNKRQAEQLAAKRRRAANEPVPAPREPTAPRSAAERRVTLRRQLNTLVAAHHHRTNLPHGKIHAELRRLCGGPPSAQATIEQLEERIATIQTL
- a CDS encoding carbohydrate kinase family protein, with amino-acid sequence MIGAARIIAVGDIVTDVLAVLSGPLATGSDTPAAIRLTGGGQAANTAAWLASRGNPVTLVAVVGDDDAGRARVAELTAAGVDCAVRRCDDAPTGTVIVLAGAGERTMISERGANLRLAPADLDAALDGAPDARHLHLSAYTLLDADSRDAGRHALAAARKRGLTTSVDAASAEPLRQVGAAAFLDWVRDADLLLANADEAEVLAGPETARAQAEALTGSVRHVVVKRGGDGAVWASRGGPTVESVVRRVRVVDPTGAGDAFAAGLLGAWTRGLGPGEALGLAGEVGGLAVSSVGARPVL